ATTGAGTCATTGGTAGACAGAGTTATCATATACGATGAGTACATACAAATCAAATTCACCTTTGCCAAAACGAAAGACTATAATTTCGATCCGCCGACAAAAGAAGAGTTGGTCGAAAACGAGCAAAAAAATAATCTGGGCGTAACAAACGTTACGCCCAGATGTGGCGGAGAAGGAGGGATTTGAACCCTCGCGCCGGTTTCCCGACCTACACCCTTAGCAGGGGCGCCTCTTCGGCCTCTTGAGTACTTCTCCATAAACCGAAAATAATTTCGTATGAAATTGTTTAGGCAGGTTTTTTAAACCTGCCTAGTTAATATTCTGGCAGAGAGGAAGAGATTCGAACTCTTGGCACTTTCGTGTCACTGGTTTTCAAGACCAGCTCCTTAAACCACTCGGACACCTCTCCATATCAGTACAACCTATTATAACAAAAAAAATTCCTCTTGTCAATATATTTTTTCTTTTTATTTTAATAAATTATTTGTATATTTTTAGCGTATATTGTTGTAAAAAAATTTTTTGTATGATAAAATTATGTGTAGAATGGATTATTATAAGGCACTCGGGAGTCGAACACCTTATGGTTTAAAATTAGAAATTTCGCTTAATACTGCAGAAATTCCTGCGGATATACGTAAGTATCATCCTTGAAATTTCTTTGACTTAAACAAAATTTCTAAATTTTAAACTCTTCGACCTTAAACGTAGGAAAATTTCTAAGATTTTTAATGCGAAGGACGAAGTCAGGCTGTCGCCTTACGAGGACGCCAAGTTGAAAAGATTAAAATTTAACAAATTTAAGGCATAAGGGGTTTTGGCTCCCGAGTGCCTATCAAATAGTAACAAAAAGGGAGATGAATATGAACAAAACTCCAAATTCTCTTAGAAAACATATCGGTATATTCGGGGATACCAATTCAGGAAAATCCCAACTTTTTAATAAAATCATAAATCAGGATTTAGCAGTTGTATCGGACAAAGAGGGAACGACTACTGACCCTGTTAAAAAAGCAATGGAACTTATTGGTTTTGGTCCTGTTGTGTTTGTTGATACTGCAGGGACTAATGATTTTACTGAACTTGGAAATTTAAGGAATAAAAAAACATTTGATGTTTTAACCGAAGTTGATTATGCTCTCATTATATGTGATTTTAAAAAATATAATAAAGTAACATTAGATAAAATTAAAGAAACTCTTAGCAAGAATAATACTCCTTATACAATTGTTATATCAAAAGAAGATACTTTAAATGACGAGGAAAAGGAAAATGCAAAGAAGGAATTTAAAGATGCGATTTTTGTTTCTTCTTTTGATGAAGTGTCAATTGACAAACTAAAGGAACATCTTATTTTGAAACTTAAAAAAGAAGAAGAGGAACAAGGGCTTCTTAACGGAATTTGTAAGGCAGGCGACGATGTGGTACTGGTTGTGCCTTCGGACAGCGAAGCGCCAAAAGGAAGGCTTATTCTTCCACAGGTTCAGACAATAAGGGACTGTCTTGATAACAACATATATTGCCATATAACAAACGAAGAAAATCTTTCAAAACTGCTTTTGGATTTAAAGAAGGTTGATTTGGTAATAACAGATTCTCAAGCCTTTAAAAATGTTAATGAAATTGTTCCGAAAAATATACGTCTTACATCTTTTTCGATGCTTCTTGCAAGGCAGAAGGGGGATTTTAAAACTCTTTATGAAGGAGCGCTTTTTATCGAAAGGCTAAAGAATAATGACAAGATTCTAATAAGCGAGGTATGTACTCACAACACATCTCATGAAGATATAGCGAGGGTAAAAATACCAAACCTTTTAAAAAAAGTTACAGGACTTAATCTTGAATTTGAATTTACATCAGGGCAGGATTTCCCCGAAAATCTTACCGATTACAGTCTTATTATCCACTGCGGAGGGTGTATGATTACTAAAAAAGCGATGGGAAAAAGGCTCGGCAAAATCAAAGAAAAGAATATACCTGTTACGAATTTCGGAGTTGCACTTTCCTATCTTACAGGTGCATATAAAAGGCAGGAATTTTTAAAAAATTTGTAAAGAAAGGAGAACTGTATGGAAAATTTATATTCTCTGATTGTTATAAATGAAGAATTGGACTCGATAAAAAAAGTTGAGATATCAGAAGATAATATTCCCGAAGAGTTAAATGGGGAAAGCGGGTTTCACATTTTTTATGTCAGAATGCTTACAGAACTTATTTTAAGAGAGTTAAAAGAAAAAGGTTATAATTTATCCGAAAAGCAAATAAATGATATTTCCATTGCTTCTTCTTTGCATGATATAGGGAAAGTAAAAATTCCAAAAAGCATACTTGATTTTCCGGGAAAACTTTCTCCTGTAGAGTATGATATAATAAAAAAACATACGGTTCTTGGCGAAGAACTCATTAAAAATGCAAATTCTGATATAGATACTGAAATTTTAAAACATGCATTTGAAATTGCAAGAAACCATCATGAAAGATGTGACGGGACAGGGTATCCTGACGGGAAAAAAGGTGAAGAAATACCGATTTCTGCTCAGGTTGTTTCTCTTGCCGATGCTTATGATGCGCTTACAAGTTTAAGAAGTTATAAAGAGGCTTTTTCTCAGGACGTTGCGATTGAAATGATTGCTAACGGTATGTGCGGTTTTTTTGATGAAAAACTTGTAGAATGTCTTTTAAATGTTGTAAATGACAAGGTTCTTGTGAAGATAAGAGAAAATATAAAAGAAAAAAGAAGAATTGTTGCCGACCCTGATACTTTAATGGTAAAAAACACTCTTATTATTGGTAATACAGGGTATCTTACAAAAAAATTTATTGATGAAACCTTTGAAAACAGCGATGTTTTAATAGTGGGAGAAACTGATATTGCAGTTTCTAAAAACATCAGAGTATTTAAGGGTAATAATCCGCCTCTTGAAGCGATTTTTTCTGCATACGAGTTTGATATGATTATATTTTTATCAAACGAACTTACATTTAATGCAAAAAAACAAAGCGACGCCAACAATTTAAGAGAAATTTTAGATTTAATTGCAAAATATAACAAAAGTGCGAAAGTAATGTATTTTACTTCTTTAGACGGTGGATTTACACCTGATACAGATAAGGGAATATTGACTGTTGCAACTGAAAATTTATGCGAATATTATACTAAACATTTTAATGTGGATATAAAAATTGTAAGAATTCCTTATCTTTATTCGGGAAAACTCAGTGATGACTTCTTATATAAGGTATTTGAACAGATGGAAAAAGGAAAGGTTGTACTTCCTTTTGTAGCATCGGAGCGAACTTTCTTCTTATCATTAAGTGACCTTTCTTCTTTGATTATAAGGTTTACGGATAACTGGCAGGAGGGGGTTGGCACACTTACTGTAAATGAAGAATTTCATATATCATTTTTAGAGTTTGCAGAACAAATTAAAAAGATAAAACCTGATGTTTCTTTTGATTTTACAGGCGAATATTTTTTAGGGGATATAACTACTAACAACAGGGCGTTAAGAAATGAATACGGATGGTTTTCAAAAATATCTGTTTTAGACGATATTTTTGAAGAGTATGAAAATTATCTTGTTGTTAAGGATAGGAAAACAGAGGGAAGATTTAATAAATTTAAAAAATGGTTAACCGAACATTCTCTTATAGTAAAAATTGCGGAACTGATTTTACTTTTTGTAATTACTGAAATATTAAATTATACGACAAATTCTTCCTTGTTCTTTTCAATAGTTGATTTCAGGATGGCGTTTACAGTTATAATTGCAACTGTGCACGGGCTTTATTTCGGGCTTTTAGCCGCAGGGTTAAGTTCGCTTTCATATCTTGTGGCAAAAATTATATCAGGTACAAAATGGCTTACTATTTTTTATGAGCCGTCAAACTGGCTGCCTTTTATTTATTTCTTCTTGGTAGGGGCACTTTGCGGTTATGTTAAACTAAAAAAAGATGACAGGATAAAATTTCTTTTGGAAGAGAATAATCTTTTAGAAGAAAAGTTAGAATTTACAAGAGATTTATACAATGATATATTTGAGGAAAAAAGAGATTTAAAGAAACAGATTATATCCTCTAAAGACAGCTTTGGTAAGATATTTGATGTTACAAGAAATTTGGATACTGTTGAACCTCGTGAACTGTTCTTAAAAATTATGGACACTTTTGAAGAAATACTTGAAAATAAAAGTATCTGCGTATATTCAGTTGGTAATAACAGTTATTTCGGAAGGCTTGAGGTAGCCTCCCGTGACATTATTGAGGAAGCGTCCCGTTCCATATCTTTAGATTCATTCAGTCCTATAATAGAAAGAATAAAAAAAGACGAAATATGGAAAAACACAAATCTTATTCCCGGACTTCCGATGTATGCAGCAGGGATATACAAGCAGGATAAATTACAACTTTTAATTTTTCTTTGGTATGTTAAACCTGACCAGAGAACTCTGTATTATGTAAACTTATTTAAAATTCTTTGCGATTTGGCAGAAATGTCTTTACTCAGGGCGCTTGACTATACGAATGCAGTATATGAAAATCAGTATATTGAAGGAACGAGTATTTTAAACAAAGAAGAATTTCACAAGGCTTATGATAATTTTAAGAAAATGGCAGATAGAAAAGTATTTGTTTACAGTTATCTTGAAATTGAAATGGGAAGTTTTTCATATAAGGAAATAAATGATATAATCATTAAAAAAATCAGAGCAAATGATATTTTGGGCGATTTGGGGAACGGTAAAATAGGGCTTCTTCTTTCTCAGGCAGGGGAGGAAGATTTAAAATATGTGATGCCTCGTTTTTCAGATACAGATGTTAAAATTGAAGTTATTAAAGATTAGATTGGAAAGGGGAATATGTTATGATTTATGTTTATATACTGCTTTTAGTTATACATATTCTTCTTTGCGTGTTAACTTTTTTGGGAATTCATTTAAGATTTCTTAAAGTGCATAAATATATGTTCTTTGTTGTATTATGCCTTCCTTTCTGGGGCTTTTTATTAGTTATACTGCTCCACAGTGAACGTTTTTTGAAACAAGATGCCCGTTTAGATGTTGGTGTAGAAAAAATGAAACTTGATTCGGTACTTTATCAGTCGGTTGAGATAGATAAAGATGATGACGAGGAAATAGTTCCTATTGAGGAGGCACTTATTGTAAATTCTTATAAGGAACGCCGTGAAATAATAATGGACGTGCTGAATGATAATCCGAAAGAATACATAGAATTTTTGAAAAAAGCAGGGAACAATGATGATACTGAGGTTGTTCACTATGCAGTAACCGCTATGGTTGAAATTTCAAAAGAAAACGATTATATGTTACAAAAGTTAGAGAGAAAACATTCTAAAAACCCTGACGATTACGATGTTTTAAAGGAATACAGTGATTTTGTATGGCACTGCCTTACACAAGGCCTTATGCAAGGGCAGGTTGAGGTTTTAAACAGAAATCTTTTTTCTGACCTTATAAGGAAAAAAATTGGCATAAAAGAAGAGAAAGAGGATTATATACGTCTTTTTGAAAATGCCTTTAGTCTTAAAAATTATACTGAGGCAGGAGATGTTTTAAATAAATTAGAGGAAAAGTATGGGTTTTTTGAAGAATTGTTCCTTTTGAAGATCAAATACTTTGCCACACTTGGTAAAGGCGATAAAATCCATAAGTTAATTGATGAAACGGAAAATATGGATATATATCTTCCTTATAAAGTAAAGGAGGAAATTGCATTTTGGAAAAATTAAAAGAAAGATTTTTAAAATTCCGATATAATGGTATTTTAGCCATTGTTCTTATATTCATAGTAATTGCTCTTATTGTTTTTATAGAAAGAAGCGGAATTTCAGTAAATTATACCAAAAGAGTGCTTGATTATCTTCCGAAAGAAAAAATAGTTACAAAAGAAAAAGCACAAATTAATTCGCAAAAAAACACAGTTTTATTATATAATTCTTTAAGTGCTTCAAGCAGTAATGCGTTAGAGGAATTTAAAGTTATCTTTACTGATATGAAGGTAGGATACGAACTTAT
This region of Oscillospiraceae bacterium genomic DNA includes:
- the hydF gene encoding [FeFe] hydrogenase H-cluster maturation GTPase HydF; translation: MNKTPNSLRKHIGIFGDTNSGKSQLFNKIINQDLAVVSDKEGTTTDPVKKAMELIGFGPVVFVDTAGTNDFTELGNLRNKKTFDVLTEVDYALIICDFKKYNKVTLDKIKETLSKNNTPYTIVISKEDTLNDEEKENAKKEFKDAIFVSSFDEVSIDKLKEHLILKLKKEEEEQGLLNGICKAGDDVVLVVPSDSEAPKGRLILPQVQTIRDCLDNNIYCHITNEENLSKLLLDLKKVDLVITDSQAFKNVNEIVPKNIRLTSFSMLLARQKGDFKTLYEGALFIERLKNNDKILISEVCTHNTSHEDIARVKIPNLLKKVTGLNLEFEFTSGQDFPENLTDYSLIIHCGGCMITKKAMGKRLGKIKEKNIPVTNFGVALSYLTGAYKRQEFLKNL
- a CDS encoding HD domain-containing protein, translated to MENLYSLIVINEELDSIKKVEISEDNIPEELNGESGFHIFYVRMLTELILRELKEKGYNLSEKQINDISIASSLHDIGKVKIPKSILDFPGKLSPVEYDIIKKHTVLGEELIKNANSDIDTEILKHAFEIARNHHERCDGTGYPDGKKGEEIPISAQVVSLADAYDALTSLRSYKEAFSQDVAIEMIANGMCGFFDEKLVECLLNVVNDKVLVKIRENIKEKRRIVADPDTLMVKNTLIIGNTGYLTKKFIDETFENSDVLIVGETDIAVSKNIRVFKGNNPPLEAIFSAYEFDMIIFLSNELTFNAKKQSDANNLREILDLIAKYNKSAKVMYFTSLDGGFTPDTDKGILTVATENLCEYYTKHFNVDIKIVRIPYLYSGKLSDDFLYKVFEQMEKGKVVLPFVASERTFFLSLSDLSSLIIRFTDNWQEGVGTLTVNEEFHISFLEFAEQIKKIKPDVSFDFTGEYFLGDITTNNRALRNEYGWFSKISVLDDIFEEYENYLVVKDRKTEGRFNKFKKWLTEHSLIVKIAELILLFVITEILNYTTNSSLFFSIVDFRMAFTVIIATVHGLYFGLLAAGLSSLSYLVAKIISGTKWLTIFYEPSNWLPFIYFFLVGALCGYVKLKKDDRIKFLLEENNLLEEKLEFTRDLYNDIFEEKRDLKKQIISSKDSFGKIFDVTRNLDTVEPRELFLKIMDTFEEILENKSICVYSVGNNSYFGRLEVASRDIIEEASRSISLDSFSPIIERIKKDEIWKNTNLIPGLPMYAAGIYKQDKLQLLIFLWYVKPDQRTLYYVNLFKILCDLAEMSLLRALDYTNAVYENQYIEGTSILNKEEFHKAYDNFKKMADRKVFVYSYLEIEMGSFSYKEINDIIIKKIRANDILGDLGNGKIGLLLSQAGEEDLKYVMPRFSDTDVKIEVIKD